The following proteins are encoded in a genomic region of alpha proteobacterium U9-1i:
- a CDS encoding tRNA pseudouridine synthase B: MSRRKKGEEISGWVVLDKPDNMTSTQAVSAVRRIFNAQKAGHAGTLDPLASGILPIALGEATKTVPWLMEAEKTYLFTIKWGASTDTQDREGKITAESDVRPTPEAIREALKGFLGEIEQVPPQFSAVKVDGERAYDLARAGEAVELEPRQVVVYEAELAGTEGADLATVRVRSGKGFYIRALVRDLAAVLGAEAHVWRLRRAAVGPFHEADSVSLDALVDLGHKGAAFERLRPVETALADIPALAVNGEDAFKLRQGRPVVLLPHVMEALKPKFRDRTIAGQDASRAALALFEGRAVALGDVRAGQFKPTRVFQLKDL; the protein is encoded by the coding sequence ATGAGCCGCCGCAAGAAGGGTGAGGAAATCTCCGGCTGGGTCGTTCTCGACAAGCCCGACAACATGACCTCCACCCAGGCGGTTTCCGCCGTTCGCCGTATCTTCAACGCTCAGAAGGCTGGCCACGCCGGGACACTCGATCCGCTGGCTTCCGGCATTTTGCCGATTGCATTGGGGGAGGCGACCAAGACCGTGCCTTGGCTGATGGAGGCGGAGAAGACCTACCTCTTCACCATCAAATGGGGCGCCTCCACCGATACTCAGGACCGGGAAGGCAAGATCACCGCCGAGAGCGACGTGCGCCCGACGCCAGAGGCGATCCGCGAAGCGCTCAAAGGCTTCCTTGGCGAGATCGAGCAGGTGCCGCCGCAATTCAGCGCGGTGAAGGTCGATGGCGAGCGGGCCTACGATCTCGCCCGCGCCGGCGAAGCGGTGGAACTGGAGCCGCGGCAGGTGGTCGTCTACGAGGCCGAATTGGCCGGGACCGAAGGCGCCGACCTGGCCACGGTTCGGGTCCGCTCTGGAAAGGGCTTTTATATCAGGGCGCTGGTGCGTGATCTCGCCGCCGTATTGGGTGCGGAAGCCCACGTCTGGCGGCTCCGCCGGGCTGCGGTCGGGCCCTTCCACGAGGCCGATTCGGTGTCTCTCGACGCGCTTGTGGATTTAGGTCATAAGGGCGCCGCGTTCGAACGCCTCAGACCCGTTGAGACCGCGCTGGCCGACATCCCGGCGCTGGCCGTCAATGGCGAAGATGCTTTCAAGCTCAGACAAGGACGGCCTGTCGTTCTCCTTCCGCATGTGATGGAGGCGCTCAAGCCGAAATTCCGCGATCGCACCATTGCCGGACAGGACGCGTCCCGTGCGGCTTTGGCCCTTTTCGAGGGGCGTGCGGTGGCGCTGGGCGACGTGCGGGCCGGCCAGTTCAAGCCAACCCGCGTCTTTCAACTCAAGGACCTATAG
- a CDS encoding SSU ribosomal protein S15p yields MSISAERKSALIKDNAQGSKDTGSPEVQVAILSERITNLTEHFKAHKKDNHSRQGLLKMVSQRRRLLDYLKNNDTKRYTALIEKLGLRR; encoded by the coding sequence ATGTCGATTTCAGCAGAGCGCAAATCCGCGCTCATTAAAGACAATGCGCAAGGTTCAAAGGACACCGGCTCGCCGGAAGTCCAGGTGGCTATCCTGTCCGAGCGCATCACCAATCTGACCGAGCACTTCAAGGCTCATAAGAAAGACAACCACTCGCGCCAAGGCCTTCTCAAGATGGTCTCGCAGCGTCGTCGGTTGCTCGACTATCTGAAGAACAACGACACGAAGCGTTACACCGCTTTGATCGAAAAACTGGGTCTGCGCCGCTAA
- a CDS encoding polyribonucleotide nucleotidyltransferase translates to MFDTKSVSLDWAGRKLTLETGRVARQADGAVFATWGETALLATVVYAKEAKPGQDFFPLTVNYQEKYFASGRIPGGFFKREGRPTERETLLSRLIDRPIRPLFVDGFKNEVQVIITVLSWDNENESDLLAMVAASAALTISGVPFMGPIAASRVGWIDGKPHLNPTIEQMKTSDLDLVVAGTANAIMMVESEVKELTEAQMLEALSLAHKGMQPVIDAIIDLAEKAGKEPFDFAPADHSALQAKITGLVGADLATAYKVTKKDERYAAVGALRDKAKAALVKSDANPDGADANVFKEVFKAVESEVVRSRIVKEKGRIDGRPVDKVRPIESMVGFLPRTHGSALFTRGETQSIVVATLGTGEDEQFIDALGGTYKERFMLHYNFPPYSVGETGRMGGAGRREIGHGKLAWRAMKAVLPTAEQFPYTVRLVSEITESNGSSSMATVCGSSLALMDAGVPISAPVAGVAMGLILEDYGFEVLTDILGDEDHLGDMDFKVAGTQKGITSLQMDIKVAGITEEIMKVALERAHGARLHILGEMAKAMDAPRGEVGKNAPRIEQIKIPTDKIRDVIGTGGKVIREIVEKTGAKVNVEDDGTVKVASANAESIEAAIKWIKSLTSEPEVGQIYEGKVVKVMEFGAFVNFFGAKDGLVHVSQLARQRVEKPGDVVKEGDTVKVKLLGFDDRGKTRLSMKVVDQATGADLTAELGEEAEDHGPRGDRPPRGDRGDRGPRRDRGDRPRRESSGD, encoded by the coding sequence ATGTTCGATACCAAATCCGTTTCTCTTGATTGGGCCGGGCGCAAGCTCACGCTCGAAACCGGCCGCGTGGCCCGCCAGGCCGACGGCGCCGTGTTCGCCACCTGGGGCGAGACCGCGCTGCTCGCGACGGTCGTCTACGCGAAGGAAGCAAAGCCAGGTCAAGACTTCTTCCCGCTGACCGTGAACTATCAAGAGAAGTATTTCGCCTCCGGCCGCATTCCCGGAGGCTTTTTCAAGCGCGAAGGCCGCCCGACTGAACGGGAAACGTTGCTGTCGCGCCTGATCGATCGCCCGATCCGCCCGCTGTTTGTCGATGGCTTCAAGAACGAAGTTCAAGTCATCATCACGGTTTTGAGCTGGGACAACGAGAACGAGTCCGACCTGCTCGCCATGGTTGCTGCTTCAGCAGCGCTGACGATTTCCGGGGTGCCGTTCATGGGCCCGATCGCCGCGAGCCGCGTGGGCTGGATCGACGGCAAGCCGCACTTGAACCCGACGATCGAGCAAATGAAGACGAGCGACCTCGATCTGGTCGTCGCCGGCACCGCCAACGCGATCATGATGGTCGAGTCGGAAGTGAAGGAACTCACCGAAGCGCAAATGCTTGAAGCGCTCTCGCTCGCGCACAAGGGCATGCAGCCGGTGATCGACGCGATCATCGATCTCGCCGAGAAGGCCGGCAAGGAGCCGTTCGACTTCGCGCCCGCCGATCACTCGGCGCTGCAAGCCAAGATCACGGGCCTCGTCGGCGCCGATCTCGCCACCGCCTACAAGGTGACGAAGAAGGACGAGCGTTACGCTGCCGTTGGCGCGCTGCGCGACAAGGCAAAGGCCGCGCTGGTGAAGAGCGACGCGAACCCGGACGGCGCCGACGCCAACGTGTTCAAGGAAGTGTTCAAGGCGGTCGAAAGCGAAGTCGTCCGCTCGCGCATCGTCAAGGAAAAGGGCCGCATCGACGGCCGCCCGGTCGATAAGGTGCGCCCGATCGAAAGCATGGTCGGCTTCTTGCCGCGCACGCATGGTTCGGCGTTGTTCACGCGTGGTGAAACGCAATCGATCGTCGTCGCCACCCTCGGCACCGGCGAAGATGAGCAATTCATCGACGCGCTCGGCGGCACCTACAAGGAGCGCTTCATGCTCCACTACAATTTCCCTCCCTACAGCGTCGGTGAAACTGGCCGTATGGGCGGCGCTGGCCGCCGGGAAATCGGCCACGGCAAATTGGCGTGGCGGGCGATGAAGGCAGTGCTCCCGACAGCCGAGCAATTCCCGTACACGGTGCGTCTCGTTTCCGAGATCACCGAGTCCAATGGCTCGTCGTCAATGGCTACGGTTTGCGGTTCGTCGCTGGCGCTAATGGATGCGGGCGTGCCGATTTCGGCGCCAGTCGCCGGCGTCGCGATGGGCCTCATCCTCGAAGATTACGGCTTTGAAGTTCTGACCGACATCCTCGGCGACGAAGACCATCTCGGCGACATGGATTTCAAGGTCGCCGGCACGCAGAAGGGCATCACCTCGCTGCAAATGGATATCAAGGTCGCCGGCATCACCGAGGAGATCATGAAGGTCGCCCTCGAGCGTGCCCACGGCGCCCGCCTTCACATTCTCGGCGAAATGGCGAAGGCCATGGACGCGCCGCGTGGTGAAGTTGGCAAGAACGCCCCGCGCATCGAGCAGATCAAAATCCCGACCGATAAGATCCGCGACGTGATCGGCACCGGCGGCAAGGTGATCCGCGAGATCGTGGAAAAGACCGGCGCGAAGGTGAACGTCGAAGACGACGGCACGGTGAAAGTGGCCTCCGCCAACGCCGAGTCGATCGAAGCGGCGATCAAGTGGATCAAGTCGCTGACCAGCGAACCGGAAGTCGGCCAGATCTACGAAGGCAAGGTCGTGAAGGTGATGGAGTTTGGCGCCTTCGTGAACTTCTTCGGCGCCAAGGACGGCCTCGTCCACGTCAGCCAGCTCGCGCGCCAGCGCGTCGAAAAGCCGGGTGATGTGGTCAAGGAAGGCGACACCGTGAAGGTGAAGCTCCTGGGCTTCGACGATCGCGGCAAGACGCGCCTTTCGATGAAGGTTGTCGATCAAGCCACCGGCGCTGACCTGACCGCGGAACTCGGCGAAGAGGCCGAAGATCACGGCCCGCGCGGCGACCGTCCGCCGCGTGGCGATCGTGGCGACCGCGGCCCGCGCCGCGACCGCGGTGATCGTCCGCGTCGCGAAAGCTCGGGCGACTAA
- a CDS encoding NADH-dependent enoyl-acyl-carrier-protein produces MADEWALPKGNLMARKRGVVMGVANDHSIAWGIAKQLALQGAELAFTFQGEALEKRVRPLAESIGVKLMIQADVSDDTSMDKAFAELKAQWGTIDFLVHAIAFADKSALKGSFVDNTTREMFKQAMDISAFSFVDCCKRASAIMPNGGSIITLTYQGSERVVPNYNMMGVAKAALEASTRYAARDLGPKGIRVNAVSPGPMRTLAMAGISGGKQLMTTARDWSLLKEDTSMEGVAGCALWLLSDLGKSVAGECIHVDGGFHVVGVPDGVEP; encoded by the coding sequence ATGGCCGACGAATGGGCGCTGCCGAAAGGCAATCTGATGGCCCGCAAACGCGGCGTTGTGATGGGCGTCGCCAACGACCACTCCATCGCCTGGGGCATCGCCAAGCAACTTGCGCTGCAAGGCGCGGAGCTCGCATTCACGTTTCAAGGCGAAGCGCTGGAAAAGCGCGTACGTCCGCTGGCCGAATCCATCGGCGTGAAGCTGATGATCCAAGCTGATGTCAGCGACGATACGTCGATGGATAAGGCTTTTGCCGAATTGAAAGCGCAGTGGGGCACGATCGACTTTCTGGTCCACGCGATCGCCTTCGCCGACAAAAGCGCGCTCAAGGGCTCGTTCGTGGACAACACGACACGTGAGATGTTCAAGCAGGCGATGGACATCTCCGCCTTCTCGTTTGTCGATTGCTGCAAGCGCGCGAGCGCGATCATGCCGAACGGCGGCTCGATCATCACGCTGACCTATCAAGGCAGCGAGCGGGTCGTGCCGAACTACAACATGATGGGCGTGGCCAAAGCCGCGCTTGAAGCATCCACCCGCTACGCGGCGCGCGACCTTGGGCCGAAGGGCATTCGCGTGAATGCGGTTTCGCCGGGGCCCATGCGCACGCTCGCCATGGCTGGTATTTCCGGCGGCAAGCAGCTGATGACGACGGCGCGGGACTGGAGCCTGCTGAAGGAAGACACCAGCATGGAAGGCGTCGCCGGGTGCGCACTGTGGTTGCTGAGCGATCTGGGCAAGAGCGTCGCCGGCGAATGCATTCACGTCGACGGCGGCTTCCACGTCGTGGGCGTGCCGGACGGGGTTGAGCCTTAA
- a CDS encoding 3-oxoacyl-[acyl-carrier-protein] synthase, KASI, with the protein MRRVVVTGMGIVSSIGNNAQEVLASLREAKSGIRAAPEYGEKGFRSQVHGEPQLRPEDVVDKRNMRFMGEGSGWNFVAMEQAIVDSGLKPEEVSHERTGIIMGSGGPSARAIVAAADTAREKGAKRVGPFAVPKAMSSTASATLATPFEIKGVNYSISSACATSAHCIGNSFEMIRDGRQDIMFAGGSEELDWTLSVLFDAMGAMSSKYNETPATASRAYDLNRDGFVIAGGAGVLVLEEYQRAKKRGAKIYAELSGYGATSDGYDMVAPSGEGAARCMQMAMKYLDRPVDYLNTHGTSTPVGDVKEMEAVRAVFGPKPPLISSTKSLTGHSLGAAGVQESIYSLLMMQNGFACESAHIEELDPAFADLPILRKREDRELSCVLSNSFGFGGTNATLAFTKIAA; encoded by the coding sequence ATGCGCCGCGTCGTCGTCACCGGAATGGGGATCGTCTCCTCGATCGGCAACAACGCACAAGAAGTGCTCGCCAGCTTACGCGAAGCCAAAAGCGGTATCCGCGCAGCCCCGGAATACGGTGAGAAGGGTTTCCGCTCGCAGGTCCATGGCGAACCGCAGCTGCGGCCTGAAGATGTGGTCGACAAACGCAACATGCGTTTCATGGGCGAAGGCTCCGGCTGGAACTTTGTCGCCATGGAGCAAGCCATCGTCGACAGCGGGTTGAAGCCCGAAGAGGTTTCGCACGAGCGCACCGGCATCATCATGGGCTCTGGGGGCCCCTCGGCGCGCGCGATCGTCGCCGCGGCCGATACCGCGCGCGAGAAGGGCGCAAAGCGCGTAGGCCCGTTCGCGGTGCCGAAAGCGATGAGCTCAACCGCAAGCGCCACGTTGGCCACGCCGTTCGAGATCAAGGGCGTCAATTATTCGATTAGCTCCGCGTGCGCGACCAGTGCGCATTGCATCGGCAATTCGTTCGAAATGATCCGCGACGGGCGCCAGGACATCATGTTCGCCGGCGGCAGCGAGGAATTGGATTGGACGCTTTCTGTCCTGTTCGACGCCATGGGCGCGATGAGCTCGAAGTACAACGAGACGCCTGCGACGGCGTCGCGCGCGTACGATCTCAACCGCGATGGGTTCGTGATCGCCGGGGGCGCGGGCGTCCTCGTGCTTGAGGAATATCAGCGCGCCAAGAAACGCGGCGCCAAGATTTACGCTGAGCTTTCCGGCTACGGCGCCACGAGCGACGGCTACGACATGGTGGCGCCTTCAGGCGAAGGCGCAGCGCGCTGCATGCAAATGGCGATGAAATATCTCGATCGCCCGGTCGACTACCTCAACACGCACGGCACATCGACGCCGGTTGGTGATGTAAAGGAAATGGAAGCCGTGCGCGCCGTATTCGGGCCGAAACCGCCGTTGATCTCCAGCACCAAGTCGTTGACTGGGCATTCGCTTGGCGCGGCGGGCGTGCAAGAATCCATCTACTCGCTGCTGATGATGCAAAACGGGTTTGCGTGTGAGAGCGCGCACATCGAAGAGCTTGACCCGGCCTTCGCGGACCTGCCGATCTTGCGCAAGCGCGAGGATCGCGAACTGAGCTGCGTGCTGAGCAATTCGTTCGGCTTCGGCGGCACGAACGCGACACTCGCTTTCACCAAGATCGCTGCCTGA